The Coffea arabica cultivar ET-39 chromosome 3c, Coffea Arabica ET-39 HiFi, whole genome shotgun sequence genome contains a region encoding:
- the LOC113734539 gene encoding crocetin glucosyltransferase, chloroplastic-like produces MPQQRHILLVSYPVQGHINPSLQFAKRLLRMGIQVTFATSVFALGRMTKSSGSIPKGLSFATFSDGYDDGFQPKGVGHSEHMSGMEKHGSNALKNVINTSANQGCPVTCLVCTFLLPCPWATTVARECHIPSALLWIQPATVMDIFYHYFHGYEDDVKNNSNDPTWSIQFPGLPSMKAKDLPSFILPSSDAIYGSVLSAFKRQFETLDEEEKPKVLVNTFDALEPQALKAIESYNLIAIGPLTPSAFLDGKDPSETSFSGDLFQKSEDYKEWFNSRPAASVVYVSFGSLLRLPKKQMEEIASGLLKSGRPFLWVIRAKEDGEEEKEEDRLSCMEELEEKGMIVPWCSQIEVLRHPSLGCFLTHCGWNSTLESLVCGVPVIAFPHWVDQGTNAKLIEDVSETGVKVVPNEDGTVDSDEINRCIETVMDDEEKGIELRRNAMKWKELAREATQEGGSSDKNIKAYVEEAGKGTELSQTSCRLVA; encoded by the coding sequence ATGCCTCAACAAAGACATATTCTCCTTGTCAGTTATCCGGTCCAAGGCCACATTAATCCATCCTTGCAATTTGCCAAAAGACTCCTAAGAATGGGCATACAAGTGACCTTTGCCACCAGCGTTTTTGCCCTCGGCCGTATGACGAAATCCTCCGGCAGCATCCCAAAAGGCCTAAGTTTTGCAACCTTTTCAGACGGTTATGACGACGGATTCCAGCCAAAGGGTGTAGGTCACAGTGAGCACATGTCCGGGATGGAGAAACATGGATCAAATGCCCTCAAAAATGTCATCAACACTAGTGCTAACCAAGGCTGCCCAGTAACGTGCCTTGTCTGCACCTTTTTACTTCCTTGTCCTTGGGCCACGACGGTGGCGCGTGAGTGTCACATCCCATCTGCCCTTCTCTGGATTCAACCTGCCACGGTTATGGACATATTCTATCATTACTTCCATGGCTATGAAGATGACGTGAAGAATAACAGCAATGACCCCACTTGGTCAATTCAGTTTCCAGGCCTGCCATCGATGAAAGCCAAGGACCTTCCGTCCTTTATACTACCTTCTAGCGATGCTATATACGGTTCCGTTCTTTCAGCTTTCAAGAGGCAATTTGAAACGCTCgatgaagaagaaaaaccaaAAGTACTTGTCAACACGTTTGATGCACTGGAACCTCAAGCTCTCAAAGCTATTGAGAGCTATAATTTGATTGCTATTGGACCCCTGACTCCCTCGGCATTCTTGGATGGGAAAGATCCATCAGAAACTTCCTTCAGCGGTGATCTTTTCCAAAAATCAGAAGATTACAAAGAATGGTTCAATTCAAGGCCTGCTGCCTCAGTTGTTTATGTATCATTTGGCAGTTTACTGAGGCTGCCTAAGAAACAAATGGAGGAGATTGCTAGCGGCTTGTTGAAGAGTGGAAGGCCATTTTTGTGGGTGATAAGAGCGAAGGAAGAtggagaagaagagaaagaagaagatagATTGAGTTGCATGGAGGAATTGGAAGAGAAAGGGATGATAGTGCCATGGTGTTCTCAAATTGAGGTGCTAAGACATCCTTCATTGGGATGTTTCCTCACGCATTGTGGATGGAATTCAACGTTGGAGAGTCTAGTTTGTGGCGTGCCGGTGATCGCATTTCCTCATTGGGTCGATCAAGGAACGAACGCAAAGTTGATAGAAGATGTTTCGGAAACAGGAGTGAAGGTTGTACCTAATGAAGATGGCACAGTTGACAGTGATGAGATCAACAGATGTATAGAGACGGTGATGGATGATGAGGAGAAAGGGATTGAATTGAGGAGGAATGCTATGAAATGGAAAGAATTGGCTAGGGAGGCAACGCAAGAAGGTGGATCTTCAGACAAGAATATAAAAGCATATGTTGAAGAGGCTGGAAAAGGTACTGAGCTGAGTCAAACCAGTTGTAGATTGGTAGCATAA